From Ostreibacterium oceani, the proteins below share one genomic window:
- the rplC gene encoding 50S ribosomal protein L3 — translation MKMGVIGYKEGMTRVFQEDGSAVPVTVIRVPQNVVVTHKTVEKDGYTAVQVAFGKQKPSRLSKPEIGHFAKNSVEVGAGLSEFRVEASELANYELGAEIPLSLFTAGARVDVRGVSIGKGFAGTVKRHNFSMQRATHGNSLSHRVPGSIGQCQTPGRVFKGKKMAGHMGAVKKCIQNLEIVEVNEEKGYLLVKGGVPGHKNGRLVINASVKSK, via the coding sequence ATGAAAATGGGAGTTATAGGTTATAAGGAAGGCATGACACGTGTCTTTCAAGAGGACGGTAGTGCAGTGCCAGTGACGGTTATTCGCGTTCCGCAAAATGTGGTAGTAACACATAAAACAGTAGAAAAAGATGGGTACACGGCGGTTCAAGTTGCGTTTGGTAAGCAAAAGCCATCGCGTTTGAGTAAGCCAGAAATAGGCCACTTTGCTAAAAACAGTGTTGAGGTTGGTGCTGGTCTGTCAGAATTTCGCGTTGAAGCGTCAGAGTTAGCTAACTACGAGTTGGGCGCTGAGATTCCATTGTCGTTGTTTACTGCAGGCGCGCGAGTCGATGTGCGCGGTGTTAGCATTGGTAAAGGCTTTGCAGGGACGGTAAAACGCCATAATTTTAGTATGCAACGTGCAACACACGGTAACTCACTATCGCATCGTGTCCCTGGCTCAATCGGTCAGTGTCAGACACCAGGCCGCGTTTTTAAAGGTAAAAAAATGGCAGGGCATATGGGTGCGGTTAAAAAATGCATTCAAAATTTAGAAATTGTTGAAGTGAACGAGGAAAAAGGCTACCTTTTAGTAAAGGGCGGTGTGCCTGGCCATAAAAATGGCCGACTTGTCATCAACGCTTCTGTGAAATCGAAATAG
- the rpsJ gene encoding 30S ribosomal protein S10 — MTNQKIRIRLKSFDHKLIDASAKEIVETAKRSGAQVKGPIPLPVQKEIHTILISPHVNKDARDQYEIRTYKRLMDIIKPNEKTIDALTKLDLAAGVDVKIELD; from the coding sequence ATGACTAATCAAAAAATCAGAATCCGTTTAAAGTCTTTTGATCACAAATTAATTGATGCATCAGCAAAAGAAATTGTAGAAACAGCGAAGCGCTCTGGTGCGCAGGTGAAGGGTCCAATTCCTTTGCCTGTGCAAAAGGAGATTCACACAATTCTCATTTCGCCGCACGTTAATAAAGATGCGCGTGATCAATATGAAATCCGCACCTACAAACGGTTAATGGATATTATCAAGCCAAACGAAAAAACAATTGATGCATTAACTAAGCTTGATTTAGCCGCAGGTGTTGACGTAAAGATAGAATTAGATTAA
- a CDS encoding EF-Tu C-terminal domain-related protein — translation PADVEMVMPGDNIKIEVELIAPIAMDEGLRFAIREGGRTVGAGVVSKIVA, via the coding sequence CCTGCAGACGTTGAGATGGTTATGCCAGGTGATAACATCAAGATTGAAGTTGAGTTGATTGCACCGATTGCGATGGATGAGGGATTGCGATTTGCGATTCGTGAAGGTGGTCGTACCGTAGGTGCTGGCGTCGTCTCTAAAATTGTTGCGTAA